From Chloracidobacterium thermophilum B:
GGCCTGTGGTATCTCTCCTATGGAATGGACGAGTCCAGCCGCGAAGGGGAGAGAAAGCAGCGCCACTGGCTTGAACCGGGTGCAACCTGGCGGTTGCGGCTGGTAGCCCGTCCAACCCACTTTGTTGAGCCGGTGAAAACAGGGCAGAAAGCAAACCGCCAGGCAGACAAAGCCCAGCCGGTCAAGCACACAGCCAGGCCCATAACGGCCGACGAGGCACTGGAGCAGGCCAAAGCGGCCCTGTGGCTGCTGTGCCACTTTGGTGGCGTCGGCTCAAAGGCACGCAAGGGATTTGGCTCGCTTCAGGCAACCCAACTGGCCGATGGATACAGGCTGGAAACCTGCCGGCAAGCCGCAGAACGGTTGCGTGGACAGTTAGGGCTGGCAGCAAAACCTAACGCCATTGGACTGAGTCAAATGCTTGGCCCGGTTGAGGTTGATTTTTCCTGGCCGGATGTCTGGAGCGTACTCGACCAGGTGGGGTTTGCCTATCAGGCGTTTGCCAAAAAGTACAAGCATAAGCTGGAGAAGAAAGCCCTGGGGTTGCCCCGCCGGATTGGCCCACCCGTGCAGGGGAGCTTCACCCCCCGCCCGCCCGTCAAAGATCGGCATGCTTCGCCGGTGCACATTCACCTTGCCCCCCGTAAAGATGGCGAGCAGGGCTGGACGGTGCGCATCGTGGCTTTTCCGTCAGCATATCTTCCAGACTTGGGGACCAGCCGGAATTTCCTGCAAGCGTTTCTCCAGAAAGTTAAGAGCGACTTGGAACAGCGTGCCAGCCTTTCCGCACCTGGCGGGCAGAAGCCGGCAGTGTCCAATCCGGCTGTGGGGAGCGCATCGGCGTCAACCACCTCATTTCCTTCCCCCGGAACCACGGTCAAAGCTGTGCTTCTGGAAGAGAAGACCAAAAAAGGCGGCTGGAAGGCGCGCCACCTAGACAGCCGCCGAGAAGGTCCGATTGTGAATACTAAAGAAGTGCCAGGCGACAAGCAGCCCGGTGAAGAGGTGGAACTCATCGTCGCCAGCGCTGGCGACTCACTGAGTTTTCGTTGGCCGACTGAGGAAGAAAAACAACGCGCCCAGAAAGCCCAGGACAAGACGAAAAAGGGCCCTGGCCATCAACCCAAAGGAGGTCGTCGGTGAACAAGCCAAGCATTCTGATCTGTACCGTTGGCACGAGTCTGTTTCAGCCCAACCTGGAAGCTTTGAAGAAAGGCCTGTCCAACGACGGTATCAAGCCGGAATACCGCCCCCTGGCCGAAGCCTACCAACGTGGCGACTGGCCGGGAGTTGCCAAAGCCCTGCGCCCTTTGCCGGCCAGTGACCGGGTGTGCGGCGCAGAGATCAACTCCATTGCCAGCCTGCTTGAGAAGGAATACATCCCGGCAGACTGTGGACTGTTTTTTCTTCACTCCAGCACGGACAAGGGACGCGACATCGCGGCCATTCTCAAGGATTACTACCTGAACAAGGGTCACGCTCTGGTGGAGACCGTCGAAGTGGAGGACTTGCAGGACGAAGACCCAAAGCGGTTTCGTACCAAGGGGCTGCGCAACCTGGCGCGGAATGTCTGCCGCATTGTCCGGGAACGTTCAGCCGCAGCCTGCGCCATCAATGCCACCGGCGGCTACAAGGCGCAGATAGCCGTTGCCGTACTGCTCGGCCAGGCTCTGGGCATTCCGGTGTTTTACAAGCACGAACTCTTCAGCGAAATCATCGCCTTTCCGCCCCTGCCCGTGGCCTTTGACTTCGAGGTGTGGATGCGTGCCAGCGGCATGCTGTACGACCTGGAACGGACATCCGATCCCGTTCCGGCATCCACCTATGCCGAGGAATGGCAGGAAACATACGAGAGCCTGGTTGAACGGGTCCCGATTGACGGGCAGGACTATCTGGAGCTGTCGCCGGTCGGGCAGATTTTTCACGAGACCTTTCGCGAACGCTTCCGTACCGACCGCAGCCAAGTGCTGCCCCCCAAGGCGTTGCAAAAGCATCCGCCCCGGCTGGAAAAAGATGCCGGCTGGCCCGGGGAGCACCCGGAAGTGGAAGTCTTCATGAAGAAGGTGACGGATGAAGTTGAGCAGGTCGTACAGTGTGCAACCTTCTACTTCAACCCCGACCTGCCCCAGCGCACGCGCTTTCGCTGCGGCGCGAAGGGCATCGAAGGGATATATT
This genomic window contains:
- a CDS encoding putative CRISPR-associated protein translates to MNKPSILICTVGTSLFQPNLEALKKGLSNDGIKPEYRPLAEAYQRGDWPGVAKALRPLPASDRVCGAEINSIASLLEKEYIPADCGLFFLHSSTDKGRDIAAILKDYYLNKGHALVETVEVEDLQDEDPKRFRTKGLRNLARNVCRIVRERSAAACAINATGGYKAQIAVAVLLGQALGIPVFYKHELFSEIIAFPPLPVAFDFEVWMRASGMLYDLERTSDPVPASTYAEEWQETYESLVERVPIDGQDYLELSPVGQIFHETFRERFRTDRSQVLPPKALQKHPPRLEKDAGWPGEHPEVEVFMKKVTDEVEQVVQCATFYFNPDLPQRTRFRCGAKGIEGIYSDGRFTVKFRVESTAKTPGEQAAVVASLNEWLSRQQT